A single genomic interval of Candidatus Sulfotelmatobacter sp. harbors:
- a CDS encoding ABC transporter ATP-binding protein, protein MSSPSKDGVKPPKIQRLKAIWPEVWKLMRPRRGLLALGFVLMVINKIAGFVLPYSSKFLIDNVVGKHQTGLLRPLVFSVLLATVVQGITSFSLTQLLSKAAQRLIADLREEVQSHISRLPVAFYDTNKTGALVSRIMSDVEGVRNLLGTGLVDFAGGLVAASIALVLLLRISAPLTLIAVGSLGCFAFALNRAFSVIRPIFRERGKINAEVTGRLTESLGGVRVVKGYHAEEREEKIFAAGVRRLLDNVMRTLTATSLMGLSASVLLGVVGAATMFIGGRQMVAHTLSPGSYFSYNFLLVFLVAPVMQVVQIGTQLTEAIAGLERTQEIMREHQEDRDPKRSVQLRDIVGTVEFQNVTFSYDGVHDVLRNISFRSEPGTVTALVGSSGSGKSTTIGLISAFYVPSKGAVRVDGADLSEVRLDSFRTRLGVVLQESFLFDGTIRQNVAFSRPNATDEEVLRACRIARVDEFAESFADKYETIVGERGVKLSGGQRQRISIARAILAEPRILILDEATSSLDSESEQMIQQGLSYLMQGRTTFVIAHRLSTIRRADQIMVMEQGQIVERGTHAQLYAARGRYYDLYTRQHGVEENLFLAPGEGDAVTVTGNGKDSKNGDVRAADALRVLRGEMR, encoded by the coding sequence TTGAGTTCTCCATCCAAAGATGGCGTGAAGCCCCCAAAGATCCAACGACTGAAGGCCATTTGGCCGGAAGTCTGGAAATTGATGCGCCCCCGCCGCGGGTTGCTGGCGCTGGGTTTTGTGCTGATGGTCATCAACAAAATCGCGGGCTTCGTGCTGCCGTATTCCTCGAAATTTCTGATCGATAACGTCGTTGGCAAACATCAGACGGGACTGCTGCGGCCTCTGGTTTTTTCCGTTTTGCTGGCTACGGTGGTACAGGGAATAACTTCGTTTTCGCTGACCCAGTTGCTGTCAAAAGCGGCGCAGCGGCTGATCGCCGATCTGCGCGAAGAGGTGCAATCGCACATCTCCCGTTTGCCTGTAGCCTTTTACGATACCAATAAGACCGGCGCGCTGGTCTCGCGCATCATGAGCGATGTGGAGGGGGTGCGCAATCTGCTGGGAACCGGGCTGGTGGATTTTGCCGGAGGCCTGGTCGCCGCGAGCATCGCACTGGTGCTGCTGCTTCGAATCAGCGCGCCCCTCACGCTGATTGCGGTGGGATCACTTGGTTGTTTTGCTTTTGCCTTGAACCGGGCGTTCTCGGTGATTCGCCCGATTTTTCGCGAGCGCGGCAAGATTAACGCGGAGGTGACCGGGCGACTGACGGAGTCTCTGGGCGGCGTGCGAGTGGTCAAGGGCTATCACGCGGAAGAGCGCGAAGAAAAGATTTTCGCGGCTGGCGTGCGACGACTGCTCGATAACGTCATGCGCACGCTGACGGCGACGTCGCTGATGGGACTTTCCGCCAGCGTGCTGCTGGGCGTGGTGGGCGCGGCCACGATGTTCATTGGCGGCCGACAGATGGTGGCGCACACTCTAAGTCCCGGAAGTTATTTTTCCTACAATTTCCTGCTGGTTTTTCTGGTTGCCCCAGTCATGCAGGTAGTGCAAATCGGCACGCAACTGACCGAGGCGATTGCCGGCTTGGAGCGGACGCAGGAAATCATGCGCGAACACCAGGAGGATCGGGACCCGAAACGTTCCGTGCAACTGCGCGACATCGTCGGCACGGTCGAGTTTCAAAACGTGACGTTCAGCTACGACGGAGTCCACGACGTTCTGCGGAATATTTCGTTCCGCTCGGAGCCGGGAACGGTGACGGCGCTTGTGGGGTCTTCGGGATCTGGAAAGTCGACGACGATCGGACTAATCTCGGCATTTTACGTGCCCTCGAAGGGCGCGGTACGCGTCGACGGCGCGGACTTGAGCGAGGTGCGGCTCGATTCTTTCCGCACGCGGCTGGGCGTAGTGCTGCAAGAATCGTTTCTGTTCGATGGAACGATCCGGCAGAACGTTGCGTTCTCGCGCCCGAACGCGACCGATGAGGAAGTGTTGCGCGCGTGCCGCATCGCGCGCGTGGACGAGTTCGCCGAGTCGTTTGCCGACAAGTACGAAACCATCGTAGGGGAGCGCGGCGTTAAACTCTCGGGCGGGCAGCGGCAACGAATTTCGATTGCCCGCGCGATTCTGGCGGAGCCGCGCATCCTGATTCTGGATGAGGCAACTTCCAGCCTCGACTCGGAATCGGAACAGATGATTCAGCAGGGGCTCTCCTATCTGATGCAGGGGCGGACGACGTTCGTGATCGCGCACCGGCTTTCGACGATTCGCCGGGCCGACCAAATCATGGTGATGGAACAGGGGCAGATTGTGGAGCGCGGGACGCACGCGCAACTCTATGCCGCACGCGGGCGCTACTACGACCTGTATACGCGGCAACACGGGGTGGAAGAAAATCTATTTCTCGCTCCGGGCGAGGGCGATGCCGTCACGGTGACTGGGAACGGCAAGGACTCGAAAAACGGTGACGTAAGAGCAGCGGATGCTTTGCGCGTGCTGCGGGGAGAGATGCGCTAG